A genomic segment from Oncorhynchus keta strain PuntledgeMale-10-30-2019 chromosome 7, Oket_V2, whole genome shotgun sequence encodes:
- the LOC127931037 gene encoding uncharacterized protein LOC127931037: MSTRCKHLDPVYVTCKQRRRRRESRSENEKWTMDHTAEMDYGPHSRNGLWTTQQKWTMDHTAEMDYGPHSRNGPWTTQQKPLGVSFSLFESQQNSGLATAGRQHPGDWQLQGGNQATPWGLATAGRQHPGDWQLQGGNTLGTGNCREATKQHPGDWQLQGGNQATPWGLATAGRQPSNTLGTGYCREATKQHPGDWLLQGGNQATPWGLATAGRQPSNTLGTGYCREATKQHPGDWQLQGGNQATPWGLATAGRQPSNTLETGYCRETTKQHPGDWQLQGGNQATPSLETGYCREATKQHPGDWLLQGDNQATPSLETGYCREATKQHPGDWLLQGGNQATPWRLATAGRQPSNTLETGYCRETTKQHLGDWLLKSDNQTTF; encoded by the exons atgtcaacaagATGTAAACACCTGGACCCCGTCTATGTAACGTgtaaacagaggaggaggaggagggagagccgCTCAGAGAATGAGAAATGGACTATGGACCACACAGCAGAAATGGACTATGGACCACACAGCAGAAATGGACTATGGACCACACAGCAGAAATGGACTATGGACCACACAGCAGAAATGGACTATGGACCACACAGCAGAAATGGACCATGGACCACACAGCAGAAACCTCTTggtgtctctttctccctgtttgaGTCCCAGCAGAATAGTG GACTGGCAACTGCAGGGAGGCAACACCCTGGGGACTGGCAACTGCAGGGAGGCAACCAAGCAACACCCTGGGGACTGGCTACTGCAGGGAGGCAACACCCTGGGGACTGGCAACTGCAGGGAG GCAACACCCTGGGGACTGGCAACTGCAGGGAGGCAACCAAGCAACACCCTGGGGACTGGCAACTGCAGGGAGGCAACCAAGCAACACCCTGGGGACTGGCTACTGCAGGGAGGCAACCAAGCAACACCCTGGGGACTGGCTACTGCAGGGAGGCAACCAAGCAACACCCTGGGGACTGGCTACTGCAGGGAGGCAACCAAGCAACACCTTGGGGACTGGCAACTGCAGGGAGGCAACCAAGCAACACCCTGGGGACTGGCTACTGCAGGGAGGCAACCAAGCAACACCCTGGGGACTGGCAACTGCAGGGAGGCAACCAAGCAACACCCTGGGGACTGGCAACTGCAGGGAGGCAACCAAGCAACACCCTGGAGACTGGCTACTGCAGGGAGACAACCAAGCAACACCCTGGGGACTGGCAACTGCAGGGAGGCAACCAAGCAACACCCTCCCTGGAGACTGGCTACTGCAGGGAGGCAACCAAGCAACACCCTGGAGACTGGCTACTGCAGGGAGACAACCAAGCAACACCCTCCCTGGAGACTGGCTACTGCAGGGAGGCAACCAAGCAACACCCTGGAGACTGGCTACTGCAGGGAGGCAACCAAGCAACACCCTGGAGACTGGCTACTGCAGGGAGGCAACCAAGCAACACCCTGGAGACTGGCTACTGCAGGGAGACAACCAAGCAACACCTTGGGGACTGGCTACTGAAGAGCGACAACCAAACAACTTTCTGA